The DNA window aaatttttattaatgttaatcaACTTGTAAGTTTGAAGTAGGCGAAAGAATGataggaaaagaaaaataattcgtCAGGTTTAATGGATTAGAGACTTTTACTCTTATAACTCCGTAACATTATTCACTTGGCCAATAGTTCCTAACTTCCCAGAACGAACACGCAAGAATTCTCATCTGTTTGCAGGGTGTGGCTATGCCAGCAATGAACAACCTACTTTCTAAGTGGATTCCAGTGTCAGAGAGAAGTAGATCACTTGCACTTGTATACAGTGGCATGTATCTTGGTTCTGTTACTGGGCTGGCTTTCTCCCCCATCTTAATCCACAAATTCGGGTGGCCATCTGTTTTCTACTCATTTGGCTCCCTTGGAAGCATCTGGTTTGCTTTATGGCTCAGAAAAGTAAGGCCCTAATTCCTTTAGCCTtattcaaaatatattaaaagaatcgACATAAAAATCTCTCCTCTGGAACTAATCATTTGTAAGTGATTAGGCTGCATGATGCTTGAAATGAGCTTAAAACAAACCGTACCTGTTCATATCCTATGAGACATGTTAGAAATCCAGCCATTTCTGCTCCCATTATAACTAAAAGTTTTTGACTGCCAAGCTTACTTTTTTACTATAAATCAGACACTCTAAACAACTAGTTTGGGATATTCTATGCATAAAAAGGGGAAGTGATTGAATTAATGTACGTTCATTTGGATGTCACTCCTTAATACTCAGTTTGAACTTCTTTGTACCACTTGTGGGTGTTGGTTCTCAGGCGTATAGCTCCCCAGAGGAAGACCCAGAACTTagtaaagaagaaaagaaactaatCATGGGAGGCAGCATATCAAAGGAACCTGTTAAGGTCATTCCATGGCGGTTAATCTTATCAAAAGCTCCTGTTTGGGCTCTTATAATCTCTCACTTCTGCCATAATTGGGGAACTTTTATTCTCTTGACATGGATGCCTACTTACTACAATCAGGTATTTGAAACATGTTCAATGAACAATGTCAACCTTACAATTGGCTTCGAGTAAAGTCTACAAGACATgcttttcatttgcttaaattttCACTTGCATTTGCAATCTTTTATCTGAATATCAGATATTAGCTTTGGCATATGTTTCTGAAGAGACTTGGCATCTCTCATCAGCACTTATTGCCTTGCTGGGTATGAGGCATGAAGTGTGTATGGCTCACAGCTCAGGTGCAGGCTGTATTGCTGTTCCAGCCCATGCCTTTCCATGAATACATCCTTACCTGCCAAAATTCATGTTTGGTGTGCTGTGAATTAGATTTGCTGATCATTAATTTCTAATTTCTCGCTACTGTTTCCTAGCTATCTTACCTTTAGCCTTTTACAAATCTAATCTAGCAGCCAGAAAATGATAGCTAACTTTGTGGTTGTTCTTATAGGTTTTAAAGTTCAATCTCACTGAATCTGGACTCCTCTGTGTTTTGCCTTGGTTGACTATGGCCGCCTTTGCAAATATAGGAGGGTGGATTGCAGACACACTCGTTAGCAGAGGTCTTTCCATAACAGCAGTGAGGAAGGCAAGGATTAGTTCTTCGTTGATTCTTGAAGTTTGACTATTTCAAAGGATTATTAAATGCTTGAATGTACCAATTTGTAGTATTTGATTGATAACTCTGGTTATAACCCTTCTGCGTCTTAGTTAAATTCAATCTCCTCGTCTTTTCTGTACGCATCATGGTTGCATGGTATCACAAAAAACTCGTACCATCTTAGAAATTCTTATAAATTTCAAAGGTTAACTTGATTTATTGAGGGAACAAAATCACACCTAGAAGTCAGCGGTTATACAGTAGAAGTCTCACATGGCATTTAGACCCGACCTGAGATAAGATAGAAAAGAAATTTAGTAGTTCAGTCAGAAAGTTGATGAAGTGATTGTAAGACTACTTGATACATGCCTCTTAATGTAATCATGTCATAACTAGTTAATTTTGCAGATCATGCAATCGATAGGCTTTCTGGGGCCAGCCTTCTTCCTTACACAGCTAAGCTATGTCAGAACTCCTGCTATGGCAGTGCTGTGCATGGCATGTAGTCAGGtatcattttttgtttttcagtTTAACCTCATCTTTGAATTTGGGCATTGCCATCTTCATTTTTATTCCTCCACAGCTATGAGATTCTTATCCAGATAAACTTcctttctttttatataaaaaacagTGTGTGCAGGAAACTCCTGTATTAGACTGGCCATACAAACCGGCTTAGGTGTTTGGTTTCTATTGAGGTTCTTAATTTGTCACATCTGGCAGAGATAGTGatccataattttattttctcGACAGGGATCAGATGCATTTTCTCAGTCTGGTCTTTATTCCAATCACCAAGACATTGGCCCACGCTATGCTGTGAGTTTCTTATACTAGAATATAATTTATAACTAAAAGGAGATGTCATTTATTATAATGATATCCCAGTACTTTTCTGCTCATACTGTActtttgtaaaaatgtgaaagatggAAGCAATCTTCCCAAACACTTAGGGCGATACATGGTAAAATCAGTTTGACATGTCTGCAAGTGCTAGAACCAATAATAGCATATCGATATGATAATCCTCAAATAAACATAACTAGTAAGGCTTTTTTCTATTTTGGAAGAGTAATTCTCTATGTGGTTTTTATTTAAACAATTCCCTTAATCATCAGTGTTCAAGAATGgcaattttcttttccttttttggaAGTAACTTGTTTAGGTCGATCACAGGGAGTTCTATTAGGACTGTCTAACACTGCTGGAGTGCTGGCTGGTGTTTTTGGTACAGCTGCTACTGGCTACATACTCCAACGAGGTTTGAATTGGCCTCATGTTGATTTGATTCTCCTATATGCCACATCAAGTTTATTTTATTCACATCTACAAACATATCCTCCGCAGGCTCATGGGATGATGTGTTTAAGGTGTCGGTTGCATTGTACATCATAGGCACATTAGTCTGGAACTTATTTTCAACCGGAGAGAAGATACTCGACTAGTAAAATACTATACCCGGAACAACTGCATCCTACATAACCAAGCAAGACAACTTTCGGAAGCGATAGAAAAAGGAGCGAAGGTGAGTGAAAAATCCATGATCAAACAGCCTTTTATACCATCTTATAAGCCTCTTGTGCAGTTCAAAAAAACACTTGGTTGGCCGGAGAAATGTTTTATTTAAAGGCTaaattcctttgttttttttcttagttCATTTTTGTTTCGAGTGTATTGACtttattgctaatattttgttcCGACCCATGAAACAATATCTTTGCCCATAAAATGTTGAGACACAAATAATGTGTACAATTCGCATGCCCGAGTTAAACTAAATATTTCACCCTGTGCTGCATACCTCCCTAACATGGTGGGCCATACATTACATGTCTAATTGTAGGAGAGATAAGGGGTCCTTAATGCTGTAATTTGAAGTTGGGTGCATACATTTATAGTTGTATGCCTTCATTTAGAACGGGAACTATTCGAACGGGACTTTTTGGGCCAGATTTCAAGGGGAAATGTGGCTCTATTCTGGCCTACAAACAGCTAATACTTCCGTCCGAAAGTGTAAAgacttaaaaatcaaaataaaagtgataaaattgaaagggatatttttgttattttatttaatattgaaaGTAAGCTTATCATTTAAAAACCCTTTTGGAAGGAAGACAAATTGAGCGAATGGAGATGTTCATATTATCCTAACTTGAGACAacagaaagaataaaataatcagATCCCAATATGTATTCAAagtaaattaacttaattaattcatTGAATGATTGAATTCATGTCACGCCCAATTCCATTACAAACAAACAAGAAGATTTAtgaaacaattttataaaataaattcaaaagatTCCCTACAAGAAAAGCAAagaagtatatatattaaattgtagATTAAAAATACCTCTCCTTCCTTTCTATCTTATAAAAGGATCTTTCATGATTTATGTACCCAACTTCCTTGCTTGCTCAATATCCGTGAAGAATGCAACTCTGAGTGGCCCCCGCTCCATCTGATCATCAGTCTCATCACCATGCCTTATATATTTGCACTAAAATTCACAATTTACCCTGCATTTTCTCTTCACTCGTAATCTTTTCAACAATTGCCCCCAAATCTCTTCCATGCACGTTAACTTTAAGCCCATATTTCATAAACAACGTCAGTGACATTTTCTGCTCCACCTTATGGCCAGGCACCAACGTCAGCTTATGTCTCAGCAGTGCCGCAGCCGCCACCGACTTCATTTGTAGATAAGCCAATCCTTTCCCTAAACATATTCTTGGCCCTGCATTGAACGCCACGAATTTATAAGAGTCGTGCTTTATAAATTCCTCCCCGTCCGCTGACAACCACCTTTGAGGACGAAACTCGAGGCAATCGTCACCCCATGTTGACCTCATTCTCCCTACTGAATATATTGAATACGTCACCGACGACCCCGCCGGAACAAAAGTCCCATCCGGCAGCACGTCATCGGCCACCACGTGCTTTGAATCCTCCGGCACCGAAGGGTATAGCCTTAGGGTTTCTGATAATGCTGCCTTCAAATATATCAGTCGGTCAAGTTCTTCGAACCCTAAGGGCTCGTCAAGCCACGTTGACGTGTCAATGCCACGTGTCTCGATTAAGACGTTGCAGATTTCCCTTAAGATGTTGTCTTCAACTGTTGGGTGTTGAGAGATGAGCCAAAAGAACCAGCTTAGAGCAACGGCTGATGTGTCACGTCCAGCTAGGATGAAATTGAGTGCCACGTGTTGGAGAAACTCGTCTGAGTAGGATTCCTTTTTCTTCATAAATCTCGACAGCAAATCGTCGTGTGGGTTCCCATCTTTTTGCTGACTCAGCA is part of the Gossypium hirsutum isolate 1008001.06 chromosome D11, Gossypium_hirsutum_v2.1, whole genome shotgun sequence genome and encodes:
- the LOC107911574 gene encoding ascorbate transporter, chloroplastic isoform X1, coding for MAMSGLVSNRNFGHFIGSGILCRGEQAILLHRGERLSVAVVHGNIVKPISVSPNGRQLILLSLHHSDKSHRDYPQQRSKGSFACCSFSSSSPGGWLEAGDKDKIVENRSSAFYKSEEYDITEAKLDSLPSPDENNEAILVERDIPWWQSFPKRWVIVLLCFAAFLLCNMDRVNMSIAILPMSKEFNWNSATVGLIQSSFFWGYLLTQILGGIWADKIGGKLVLGFGVVWWSVATILTPITAKIGLPFLLIMRAFMGIGEGVAMPAMNNLLSKWIPVSERSRSLALVYSGMYLGSVTGLAFSPILIHKFGWPSVFYSFGSLGSIWFALWLRKAYSSPEEDPELSKEEKKLIMGGSISKEPVKVIPWRLILSKAPVWALIISHFCHNWGTFILLTWMPTYYNQVLKFNLTESGLLCVLPWLTMAAFANIGGWIADTLVSRGLSITAVRKIMQSIGFLGPAFFLTQLSYVRTPAMAVLCMACSQGSDAFSQSGLYSNHQDIGPRYAGVLLGLSNTAGVLAGVFGTAATGYILQRGSWDDVFKVSVALYIIGTLVWNLFSTGEKILD